A genomic region of Melanotaenia boesemani isolate fMelBoe1 chromosome 13, fMelBoe1.pri, whole genome shotgun sequence contains the following coding sequences:
- the LOC121652368 gene encoding cyclin-dependent kinase 17-like isoform X1: MDRMKIIKRRLSMSLRSARPVDDSLSELAEQMALDEPSTARDNVPMVVCSAHPPASHSAPSFLRQYAGHLGRTALRREPGGGLERDRAFLNLHRTGSLGIVHENVKMGSDGESDQASGTSSDEVQSPVRVRMRNNHHRRISNEDINKRLSLPADIRLPEGYLEKFAMNSPPFDKPMSRRLRRASLSEIGFGKLETYIKLDKLGEGTYATVFKGRSKLTDNLVALKEIRLEHEEGAPCTAIREVSLLKDLKHANIVTLHDIIHTDKCLTLVFEYLEKDLKQYMDDCGSIMSVHNVKIFLFQLLRGLAYCHRRKVLHRDLKPQNLLINDKGELKLADFGLARAKSVPTKTYSNEVVTLWYRPPDVLLGSTEYSTPIDMWGVGCIFYEMITGRPLFPGSTVEDELHLIFRILGTPTEETWPGITTSEEFKTYNFPHYHAEPLVNHAPRIDNDGHDLLSVLLQFEAKKRVSAEDALRHSYFRSLGEQVQTLADTASIFSVKGIQLQKDPGKRSSVHPESTMAHRLGSAPSQYFQREAASPRAQSQNLSSTSTG, from the exons GCCTCCCATAGTGCTCCCTCCTTCCTGCGTCAATATGCTGGTCATCTTGGCCGCACTGCCCTGCGCAGAGAGCCAGGTGGGGGGCTTGAAAGAGACAGAGCCTTCTTGAATCTGCACAGGACTGGATCTCTGG GCATTGTTCATGAAAATGTGAAGATGGGTTCAGATGGGGAAAGTGATCAAGCTTCTGGGACATCTTCTGATGAGGTCCAGAGTCCAGTGAGAGTCCGTATGAGGAACAATCACCATCGGCGCATCTCTAATGAG GACATAAACAAGCGTCTGTCTCTGCCAGCTGATATCAGGCTCCCGGAGGGCTACTTGGAGAAGTTTGCTATGAACAGCCCACCCTTTGACAAACCCATGAGCCGCAGGCTACGACGCGCATCTCTG TCTGAGATTGGCTTTGGGAAACTTGAGACGTACATCAAACTGGACAAACTTGGCGAG GGCACCTATGCTACGGTGTTTAAAGGCCGAAGCAAGTTAACGGATAATTTAGTAGCTTTGAAAGAGATCCGCCTGGAGCACGAGGAGGGTGCGCCCTGCACAGCCATCCGAGAAG TGTCTCTCCTAAAAGACTTGAAACACGCCAATATTGTCACACTCCATGACATCATCCACACTGATAAGTGCCTGACTCTTGTGTTTGAGTACCTG GAAAAAGACCTCAAACAGTACATGGATGACTGTGGGAGCATTATGAGTGTTCACAATGTCAAG attttcttattCCAGCTCTTAAGAGGTCTGGCATACTGCCACAGAAGGAAGGTCCTCCATAGAGACCTTAAGCCCCAGAACTTGCTCATCAATGACAAAGGAGAGCTCAAACTAGCTGACTTTG GCTTAGCTCGTGCCAAGTCTGTCCCTACGAAGACCTACTCAAACGAAGTTGTGACATTATGGTATCGACCTCCAGATGTGCTGCTGGGCTCCACTGAGTACTCCACACCCATCGACATGTG GGGTGTGGGCTGTATCTTTTATGAAATGATCACAGGCAGACCTCTCTTCCCTGGGTCGACTGTGGAGGACGAGCTTCACCTCATATTCCGAATCCTCG GTACTCCTACAGAAGAGACTTGGCCTGGTATCACCACAAGTGAAGAGTTTAAGACTTATAATTTCCCCCACTACCACGCAGAGCCTCTTGTCAATCACGCACCAAG AATAGACAATGATGGTCATGACTTGCTCTCAGTGCTCTTACAG TTTGAAGCAAAGAAACGTGTTTCGGCTGAGGATGCTCTCAGACACTCATATTTCAGGAGTCTAGGGGAGCAGGTTCAAACGTTGGCTGACA CTGCATCCATTTTCTCTGTAAAAGGCATTCAACTCCAGAAAGATCCAGGGAAGAGATCATCAGTTCATCCAGAGTCAA CGATGGCACATAGGCTAGGCTCCGCACCCTCGCAGTACTTCCAGAGAGAAGCAGCCAGTCCCAGGGCTCAGAGTCAAAATCTCTCCTCTACTTCCACTGGCTGA
- the LOC121652368 gene encoding cyclin-dependent kinase 16-like isoform X3: MDMSDNPQGCSARAPRVGDPKVGEARMGEGMRMGDRDTPLRLSPFRMLRMLDSCRPPGNRIGIVHENVKMGSDGESDQASGTSSDEVQSPVRVRMRNNHHRRISNEDINKRLSLPADIRLPEGYLEKFAMNSPPFDKPMSRRLRRASLSEIGFGKLETYIKLDKLGEGTYATVFKGRSKLTDNLVALKEIRLEHEEGAPCTAIREVSLLKDLKHANIVTLHDIIHTDKCLTLVFEYLEKDLKQYMDDCGSIMSVHNVKIFLFQLLRGLAYCHRRKVLHRDLKPQNLLINDKGELKLADFGLARAKSVPTKTYSNEVVTLWYRPPDVLLGSTEYSTPIDMWGVGCIFYEMITGRPLFPGSTVEDELHLIFRILGTPTEETWPGITTSEEFKTYNFPHYHAEPLVNHAPRIDNDGHDLLSVLLQFEAKKRVSAEDALRHSYFRSLGEQVQTLADTASIFSVKGIQLQKDPGKRSSVHPESTMAHRLGSAPSQYFQREAASPRAQSQNLSSTSTG; this comes from the exons ATGGATATGTCAGACAACCCTCAAGGCTGCTCTGCTCGTGCTCCCAGAGTGGGAGACCCAAAGGTGGGGGAGGCTAGAATGGGTGAGGGGATGAGAATGGGGGACAGAGACACCCCGCTCAGGCTGTCACCTTTTCGTATGCTTCGAATGCTGGACTCATGCCGTCCTCCGGGAAACAGGATTG GCATTGTTCATGAAAATGTGAAGATGGGTTCAGATGGGGAAAGTGATCAAGCTTCTGGGACATCTTCTGATGAGGTCCAGAGTCCAGTGAGAGTCCGTATGAGGAACAATCACCATCGGCGCATCTCTAATGAG GACATAAACAAGCGTCTGTCTCTGCCAGCTGATATCAGGCTCCCGGAGGGCTACTTGGAGAAGTTTGCTATGAACAGCCCACCCTTTGACAAACCCATGAGCCGCAGGCTACGACGCGCATCTCTG TCTGAGATTGGCTTTGGGAAACTTGAGACGTACATCAAACTGGACAAACTTGGCGAG GGCACCTATGCTACGGTGTTTAAAGGCCGAAGCAAGTTAACGGATAATTTAGTAGCTTTGAAAGAGATCCGCCTGGAGCACGAGGAGGGTGCGCCCTGCACAGCCATCCGAGAAG TGTCTCTCCTAAAAGACTTGAAACACGCCAATATTGTCACACTCCATGACATCATCCACACTGATAAGTGCCTGACTCTTGTGTTTGAGTACCTG GAAAAAGACCTCAAACAGTACATGGATGACTGTGGGAGCATTATGAGTGTTCACAATGTCAAG attttcttattCCAGCTCTTAAGAGGTCTGGCATACTGCCACAGAAGGAAGGTCCTCCATAGAGACCTTAAGCCCCAGAACTTGCTCATCAATGACAAAGGAGAGCTCAAACTAGCTGACTTTG GCTTAGCTCGTGCCAAGTCTGTCCCTACGAAGACCTACTCAAACGAAGTTGTGACATTATGGTATCGACCTCCAGATGTGCTGCTGGGCTCCACTGAGTACTCCACACCCATCGACATGTG GGGTGTGGGCTGTATCTTTTATGAAATGATCACAGGCAGACCTCTCTTCCCTGGGTCGACTGTGGAGGACGAGCTTCACCTCATATTCCGAATCCTCG GTACTCCTACAGAAGAGACTTGGCCTGGTATCACCACAAGTGAAGAGTTTAAGACTTATAATTTCCCCCACTACCACGCAGAGCCTCTTGTCAATCACGCACCAAG AATAGACAATGATGGTCATGACTTGCTCTCAGTGCTCTTACAG TTTGAAGCAAAGAAACGTGTTTCGGCTGAGGATGCTCTCAGACACTCATATTTCAGGAGTCTAGGGGAGCAGGTTCAAACGTTGGCTGACA CTGCATCCATTTTCTCTGTAAAAGGCATTCAACTCCAGAAAGATCCAGGGAAGAGATCATCAGTTCATCCAGAGTCAA CGATGGCACATAGGCTAGGCTCCGCACCCTCGCAGTACTTCCAGAGAGAAGCAGCCAGTCCCAGGGCTCAGAGTCAAAATCTCTCCTCTACTTCCACTGGCTGA
- the LOC121652368 gene encoding cyclin-dependent kinase 17-like isoform X4 yields the protein MDRMKIIKRRLSMSLRSARPVDDSLSELAEQMALDEPSTARDNGIVHENVKMGSDGESDQASGTSSDEVQSPVRVRMRNNHHRRISNEDINKRLSLPADIRLPEGYLEKFAMNSPPFDKPMSRRLRRASLSEIGFGKLETYIKLDKLGEGTYATVFKGRSKLTDNLVALKEIRLEHEEGAPCTAIREVSLLKDLKHANIVTLHDIIHTDKCLTLVFEYLEKDLKQYMDDCGSIMSVHNVKIFLFQLLRGLAYCHRRKVLHRDLKPQNLLINDKGELKLADFGLARAKSVPTKTYSNEVVTLWYRPPDVLLGSTEYSTPIDMWGVGCIFYEMITGRPLFPGSTVEDELHLIFRILGTPTEETWPGITTSEEFKTYNFPHYHAEPLVNHAPRIDNDGHDLLSVLLQFEAKKRVSAEDALRHSYFRSLGEQVQTLADTASIFSVKGIQLQKDPGKRSSVHPESTMAHRLGSAPSQYFQREAASPRAQSQNLSSTSTG from the exons GCATTGTTCATGAAAATGTGAAGATGGGTTCAGATGGGGAAAGTGATCAAGCTTCTGGGACATCTTCTGATGAGGTCCAGAGTCCAGTGAGAGTCCGTATGAGGAACAATCACCATCGGCGCATCTCTAATGAG GACATAAACAAGCGTCTGTCTCTGCCAGCTGATATCAGGCTCCCGGAGGGCTACTTGGAGAAGTTTGCTATGAACAGCCCACCCTTTGACAAACCCATGAGCCGCAGGCTACGACGCGCATCTCTG TCTGAGATTGGCTTTGGGAAACTTGAGACGTACATCAAACTGGACAAACTTGGCGAG GGCACCTATGCTACGGTGTTTAAAGGCCGAAGCAAGTTAACGGATAATTTAGTAGCTTTGAAAGAGATCCGCCTGGAGCACGAGGAGGGTGCGCCCTGCACAGCCATCCGAGAAG TGTCTCTCCTAAAAGACTTGAAACACGCCAATATTGTCACACTCCATGACATCATCCACACTGATAAGTGCCTGACTCTTGTGTTTGAGTACCTG GAAAAAGACCTCAAACAGTACATGGATGACTGTGGGAGCATTATGAGTGTTCACAATGTCAAG attttcttattCCAGCTCTTAAGAGGTCTGGCATACTGCCACAGAAGGAAGGTCCTCCATAGAGACCTTAAGCCCCAGAACTTGCTCATCAATGACAAAGGAGAGCTCAAACTAGCTGACTTTG GCTTAGCTCGTGCCAAGTCTGTCCCTACGAAGACCTACTCAAACGAAGTTGTGACATTATGGTATCGACCTCCAGATGTGCTGCTGGGCTCCACTGAGTACTCCACACCCATCGACATGTG GGGTGTGGGCTGTATCTTTTATGAAATGATCACAGGCAGACCTCTCTTCCCTGGGTCGACTGTGGAGGACGAGCTTCACCTCATATTCCGAATCCTCG GTACTCCTACAGAAGAGACTTGGCCTGGTATCACCACAAGTGAAGAGTTTAAGACTTATAATTTCCCCCACTACCACGCAGAGCCTCTTGTCAATCACGCACCAAG AATAGACAATGATGGTCATGACTTGCTCTCAGTGCTCTTACAG TTTGAAGCAAAGAAACGTGTTTCGGCTGAGGATGCTCTCAGACACTCATATTTCAGGAGTCTAGGGGAGCAGGTTCAAACGTTGGCTGACA CTGCATCCATTTTCTCTGTAAAAGGCATTCAACTCCAGAAAGATCCAGGGAAGAGATCATCAGTTCATCCAGAGTCAA CGATGGCACATAGGCTAGGCTCCGCACCCTCGCAGTACTTCCAGAGAGAAGCAGCCAGTCCCAGGGCTCAGAGTCAAAATCTCTCCTCTACTTCCACTGGCTGA
- the LOC121652368 gene encoding cyclin-dependent kinase 17-like isoform X5, whose product MDRMKIIKRRLSMSLRSARPVDDSLSELAEQMALDEPSTARDNGIVHENVKMGSDGESDQASGTSSDEVQSPVRVRMRNNHHRRISNEDINKRLSLPADIRLPEGYLEKFAMNSPPFDKPMSRRLRRASLSEIGFGKLETYIKLDKLGEGTYATVFKGRSKLTDNLVALKEIRLEHEEGAPCTAIREVSLLKDLKHANIVTLHDIIHTDKCLTLVFEYLEKDLKQYMDDCGSIMSVHNVKIFLFQLLRGLAYCHRRKVLHRDLKPQNLLINDKGELKLADFGLARAKSVPTKTYSNEVVTLWYRPPDVLLGSTEYSTPIDMWGVGCIFYEMITGRPLFPGSTVEDELHLIFRILGTPTEETWPGITTSEEFKTYNFPHYHAEPLVNHAPRIDNDGHDLLSVLLQFEAKKRVSAEDALRHSYFRSLGEQVQTLADTASIFSVKGIQLQKDPGKRSSVHPESTQGKSRRQSVLF is encoded by the exons GCATTGTTCATGAAAATGTGAAGATGGGTTCAGATGGGGAAAGTGATCAAGCTTCTGGGACATCTTCTGATGAGGTCCAGAGTCCAGTGAGAGTCCGTATGAGGAACAATCACCATCGGCGCATCTCTAATGAG GACATAAACAAGCGTCTGTCTCTGCCAGCTGATATCAGGCTCCCGGAGGGCTACTTGGAGAAGTTTGCTATGAACAGCCCACCCTTTGACAAACCCATGAGCCGCAGGCTACGACGCGCATCTCTG TCTGAGATTGGCTTTGGGAAACTTGAGACGTACATCAAACTGGACAAACTTGGCGAG GGCACCTATGCTACGGTGTTTAAAGGCCGAAGCAAGTTAACGGATAATTTAGTAGCTTTGAAAGAGATCCGCCTGGAGCACGAGGAGGGTGCGCCCTGCACAGCCATCCGAGAAG TGTCTCTCCTAAAAGACTTGAAACACGCCAATATTGTCACACTCCATGACATCATCCACACTGATAAGTGCCTGACTCTTGTGTTTGAGTACCTG GAAAAAGACCTCAAACAGTACATGGATGACTGTGGGAGCATTATGAGTGTTCACAATGTCAAG attttcttattCCAGCTCTTAAGAGGTCTGGCATACTGCCACAGAAGGAAGGTCCTCCATAGAGACCTTAAGCCCCAGAACTTGCTCATCAATGACAAAGGAGAGCTCAAACTAGCTGACTTTG GCTTAGCTCGTGCCAAGTCTGTCCCTACGAAGACCTACTCAAACGAAGTTGTGACATTATGGTATCGACCTCCAGATGTGCTGCTGGGCTCCACTGAGTACTCCACACCCATCGACATGTG GGGTGTGGGCTGTATCTTTTATGAAATGATCACAGGCAGACCTCTCTTCCCTGGGTCGACTGTGGAGGACGAGCTTCACCTCATATTCCGAATCCTCG GTACTCCTACAGAAGAGACTTGGCCTGGTATCACCACAAGTGAAGAGTTTAAGACTTATAATTTCCCCCACTACCACGCAGAGCCTCTTGTCAATCACGCACCAAG AATAGACAATGATGGTCATGACTTGCTCTCAGTGCTCTTACAG TTTGAAGCAAAGAAACGTGTTTCGGCTGAGGATGCTCTCAGACACTCATATTTCAGGAGTCTAGGGGAGCAGGTTCAAACGTTGGCTGACA CTGCATCCATTTTCTCTGTAAAAGGCATTCAACTCCAGAAAGATCCAGGGAAGAGATCATCAGTTCATCCAGAGTCAA ccCAGGGGAAGAGCAGGAGGCAGAGTGTGTTGTTTTAG